AAAACATACATAGATCTGATCGTTTTGCTTGCTACTGCGATTTGAAAGCGATTGTCCAAATGAAAGGACGAAACAGAACATAAATACAATAAGGAGTTTAATTTTTGTTTTCATATTATTTTTATTAAATGGTTGTGAATTGATTTGGATAATGTCAAAAATAATAATAAAATGAAAACAAATCACGTTTTTGTGAATTTATTTTTCAATGAAATTATTCTGCTTTTAGATAAAGGAATTGTTCTGTTTTTTTATAAAAAAATCCCCTTCAGTTTTGCTGAAAGGGATTTTATCATGTAAATAAAATGATGAATTCTTAACCTTCTTCAAATTGTTTTTCATTGATTTTATGATAAACAACCTGCTTTTTATTCATGATTTTATATTCAATTCCAATGCTGTCTTTATTGGCTTTAACAAATTTTGCCTCCTGAATAGGTGCTTGTTGCTCATCTGCCGGGATATCAATCGAAGGCCGCTGCATAACCTTTTCTAAAACCTCAATATAGGGAGTTTTACTGATTCTTTTTTCAAGAATACCCTTCTGTTGGTAAACAGCAATTTGCACTTTAGATAATGCTCCGGGACGATGCCTTTCAATTCGATAATTGCCATCCAGCTGAATCCTCTGGTAGCTGTCAATCCTTGAAAAATAACTGAGAAGGGCAAAGAAAGGAATCATCATTGGCAGAATACTCAAAATAATTCCGGCTACCAAAAAGCCGAAATACACCTTAATTGCTTTTCTTTTCCAAAGTTTGATGATAATGAAAACAGTCATCGCTAGCCAAAGCCAACCTATAATCTTATCCGGGTAATATCCGGCATAACTGTATTGATTAAAATTTAAAACAACTTCACTCAGGAAAATTAAAGTTATCACCAGATAGATGATCACTATATTTCTGTTTTTCATTTGTTTAATTAACTTTTTGTAATGGAATCCATAATGATGGTAACTGGCCCATCATTGATTAATGAAACCTTCATATCCGCTCCGAAAATGCCACTTTCAGTTTTAAGGCCGGACTTTGCCATTTCTTCTTTAAAATAATCAAATAATGGAATGGCCTTATCAGGTTTGGCTGCTTTAATGAAAGAAGGACGGTTGCCTTTTTTATAGTCTGCAATCAGGGTAAACTGGCTGATGCAAAGGAGTTCTCCGGAAATATCCTTTACCGAAAGATTGAGTTTATCATCTTCATCACCAAAGATTCTTAGATTCAGTATTTTTTGTACCAGCCAATCTGCATCTGCTTTCTCATCATTCTCATCAATGCCTACCAGCAGCATGAGCCCTTTTTCTATCTCCCCAACGATCTTTCCGTCTACTTTTACACTGGCTTCAGAGACTCTTTGTATAACGATCTTCATTTTTATTTTATTTTTTGTCTTCTGGTATTTTTCTTAGGAAGA
The Chryseobacterium tructae genome window above contains:
- the dtd gene encoding D-aminoacyl-tRNA deacylase, yielding MKIVIQRVSEASVKVDGKIVGEIEKGLMLLVGIDENDEKADADWLVQKILNLRIFGDEDDKLNLSVKDISGELLCISQFTLIADYKKGNRPSFIKAAKPDKAIPLFDYFKEEMAKSGLKTESGIFGADMKVSLINDGPVTIIMDSITKS